From a single Rosa rugosa chromosome 7, drRosRugo1.1, whole genome shotgun sequence genomic region:
- the LOC133721790 gene encoding transcription factor MYB60, which yields MGRPPCCEKVGIKKGPWTPEEDIILVSYIQEHGPGNWRAVPTNTGLLRCSKSCRLRWTNYLRPGIKRGNFTPHEEGMIIHLQALLGNKWAAIASYLPQRTDNDIKNYWNTHLKKKLKKIQSAVDHHHQQHPQAENNILGSSISDSTTSNSTHHQYPHRNNVNDITSHASTTTLSLRSINQSSSSSSGIYASSTENISRLLEGWMRTSPKSTNANLVTKPSHDREENPKGGQDQDEVCDHDLLSHEAFESILSFDNLNNVNAASWDRSSTTNCDSSSIKQVSQTQCSTAAAIANEKDKHIIRACESTNTPPLSFLEKWLLDESAAGQVLEDRMMELSPISLV from the exons ATGGGAAGGCCTCCTTGCTGTGAGAAGGTTGGCATCAAGAAAGGTCCATGGACACCTGAAGAGGATATCATTCTTGTTTCTTACATCCAAGAACATGGTCCAGGCAATTGGAGAGCAGTGCCAACCAACACTG GGTTGTTGAGGTGCAGCAAGAGTTGCAGGCTTAGATGGACTAACTATCTCAGACCTGGAATCAAGAGAGGGAACTTCACACCTCATGAAGAAGGGATGATAATTCATTTGCAAGCTTTATTGGGTAACAA ATGGGCAGCTATAGCTTCTTACCTCCCACAAAGAACAGACAATGATATAAAGAATTACTGGAACACCCACTTGAAGAAGAAGCTCAAGAAGATTCAGTCAGCTgttgatcatcatcatcagcagcATCCTCAGGCTGAAAATAATATATTGGGATCATCTATATCAGACTCGACCACAAGTAATTCTACTCATCATCAATATCCTCACAGGAATAATGTCAATGACATCACAAGCCATGCTTCGACAACAACTCTCAGTCTCAGGTCCATAAAccagtcctcctcctcctccagtgGTATATATGCCTCCAGCACCGAGAACATTTCGCGACTCCTTGAAGGATGGATGAGAACCTCCCCAAAGAGTACTAACGCTAACCTTGTAACCAAACCATCTCATGATCgtgaagaaaacccaaaagGTGGCCAAGACCAAGATGAAGTCTGTGATCATGATCTTTTATCTCATGAAGCATTCGAATCGATTTTGTCCTTCGACAACTTGAATAATGTTAATGCTGCTTCCTGGGACAGGTCTAGTACTACTAATTGTGATTCTAGTTCTATCAAGCAGGTGTCTCAAACCCAATGTAGTACTGCAGCTGCCATTGCAAATGAGAAGGATAAGCACATTATTAGAGCCTGTGAAAGCACGAACACTCCTCCATTATCATTTCTTGAGAAATGGCTTCTGGATGAAAGTGCTGCTGGACAAGTACTAGAGGATCGAATGATGGAATTGTCTCCAATTTCCTTGGTGTGA